From the genome of Biomphalaria glabrata chromosome 1, xgBioGlab47.1, whole genome shotgun sequence, one region includes:
- the LOC129924261 gene encoding uncharacterized protein LOC129924261, which produces MRNPHYVAADPVTHSIYVGELDPESVWKFSRPVTVQSSSQHNKVEESTQSQLLSAIHWTRVKPIPQSCLRLSKIAVMSLPLSSIGILLVENLNVMDMERRERFLTLKALLGILIKALIDLVLRKVIMRLTQMI; this is translated from the exons ATGCGAAACCCACATTATGTAGCAGCAGATCCAGTAACACATAGCATCTATGTAGGGGAATTGGACCCTGAAAGTGTTTGGAAGTTTAGCAGACCTGTTACAGTACAGTCAAGTTCACAGCATAACAAAG TTGAGGAAAGTACTCAGAGCCAGTTACTGTCAGCAATCCATTGGACCAGAGTGAAACCAATACCACAGAGTTGTCTGAGGCTATCAAAGATAGCAGTGATGTCTCTCCCTCTGTCATCAATTGGCATCTTACTTGTG gaaaatttaaatgttatggACATGGAAAGAAGGGAAAGGTTTTTAACCTTAAAGGCTTTACTTGGAATTCTCATAAAGGCTTTGATAGACTTAGTACTGAGGAAAGTGATCATGAGGTTGACCCAGATGATTTAG